In Oncorhynchus kisutch isolate 150728-3 linkage group LG5, Okis_V2, whole genome shotgun sequence, a genomic segment contains:
- the LOC116374110 gene encoding piggyBac transposable element-derived protein 4-like, whose protein sequence is MYTFLVRVLLMGIVKKNSLREYWSTDPMFATPFFASLFSQDRFLVLLRCLHFVNNATAILSDPLYKIRNVLISLTSAFGRVFVPYKDLCIDESLMLWKGRLAFRQYIPSKRRRFGVKFFVMCDVKTGFVQDIIVYTGSTTDIKHYEGLGVSGSVVMTMLAPHLGKGHTLYVDNWYSSPTLFQHLLSNSTGACGTVRSNRKGMPAFGCGKMQRGEVEFQENGQQLAVKWHDKRDVHVLSTVHTATMSATGKVDHLTGERKIKPDCVLDYNLKMGAVDKADMINSFVECTRKTNKWYKKIFFHLIDTAVLNGSIVHRQLTGEMITEQGIFVIGCTVHIQIHYAIIVTISHPPTHCLIIL, encoded by the coding sequence atgtataccttcctggTGAGAGTCCTTCTCATGGGAatagtaaagaagaactccctaagagaatactggagcacagatcctatgtttgcaactcccttctttgccTCCCTCTTTTCCCAAGATCGCTTCCTAGTTCTGCTGCGATGCCTGCATTTTgtcaacaatgctactgccatcctaagtgacccgttatacaaaataagaaatgttcttATCAGCCTGACATCAGCATTTGGTCGGGTCTTTGTGCCATACAAGGACCTATGCATTGATGAGTCCCTTATGTTATGGAAAGGTAGGCTGGCGTTCCGTCAATATATTCCCTCCAAAAGGCGCAGGTTTGGAGTCAAGTTCTTTGTCATGTGCGACGTGAAGACAGGATTTGTCCAGGATATTATAGTTTACACAGGGTCCACCACTGACATCAAACATTATGAGGGGCTTGGGGTGTCAGGGTCCGTAGTGATGACCATGCTGGCTCCTCATCTCGGCAAGGGACACACTTTGTACGTGGACAATTGGTACAGCAGTCCCACACTCTTCCAGCATCTGCTCTCCAACAGCACAGGGGCCTGTGGCACAGTCAGGTCGAACCGGAAGGGGATGCCGGCATTCGGATGCGGGAAGatgcagagaggggaggtggaattCCAGGAGAACGgtcaacagctggcagtaaagtggcatgacaagcgagacgtccatgtcctctccactgtccatacagcaaccatgtcggccacagggaaggtggaccacctgacCGGAGAGAGAAAGATCAAACCAGATTGTGTGCTTGAttataacctcaaaatgggggccGTGGATAAGGcagacatgataaacagctttgtggaatgcacaCGGAAAACGAACAAGTGGTATAAGAAGATATTTTTCCATCTGATCGACACTGCTGTCCTCAACGGCAGCATAGTTCACCGCCAACTAACAGGTGAGATGATTACTGAACAAGGTATTTTTGTAATTGGATGTACAGTTCACATACAAATCCATTATGCAATTATAGTGACAATATctcacccacctacccactgccTCATCATCCTCTAA